The following are encoded in a window of Primulina eburnea isolate SZY01 chromosome 4, ASM2296580v1, whole genome shotgun sequence genomic DNA:
- the LOC140830203 gene encoding uncharacterized protein encodes MGQCLWGSRKCFKCGASDHLPKDCPQWRKPIQGRVFAMQAEEAKPDTTLLTGNIFINRVATKALFDSRVTHSFISETFVNYLGVKFIGLDVSYSVTVPSREELSATSVIRDIDLELQSHLVYADLIVFPMPKFDIILGMDWLMKNRVLIDFQRRSVLVRQLGMEKFLFQPDRWRNFPRMISCMQARRLIRKGCQAFLASIISAPDAPTSSISDIPVVRDFPNVFPDEVTGLPPERGGVRH; translated from the exons ATGGGACAGTGTCTATGGGGTTCGAGAaaatgcttcaagtgtggagccagTGATCACTTGCCGAAGGATTGCCCGCAATGGAGGAAGCCGATCCAGGggagagtgttcgccatgcaggCCGAGGAGGCTAAACCAGACACGACTCTACTGACTG GAAATATCTTCATAAATAGAGTAGCCACGAAGGCATTGTTTGATTCCAGGGTTACTCACTCTTTTATCTCAGAGACGTTCGTTAATTATTTGGGTGTCAAGTTcattggactcgacgtgagctactccgtgacagtcccatcaaggGAGGAGTTATCAGCTACTAGCGTGATCAGAGATATCGATCTTGAACTACAGAGCCACCTAGTTTACGCCGATCTGATTGTATTTCCAATGCCAAAGTTTGATATTATCTTGGGGATGGACTGGCTGATGAAGAATAGAGTTCTAATTGACTTTCAGAGAAGATCAGTGTTGGTAAGACAGTTGGGCATGGAGAAATTTCTTTTTCAGCCAGACAGGTGGAGaaatttccctcgcatgatctcatGCATGCAGGCACGGAGACTTATACGTAAAGGGTGTCAAGCATTCTTGGCCAGTATTATTTCAGCACCGGACGCACCCACATCGTCGATATCTGACATACCAGTTGTCAGAGATTTTCCTAACGTTTTCCCAGACGaagtcacaggccttccaccagagagaggtggagttcgcCATTGA